A stretch of DNA from Curtobacterium sp. MCBD17_035:
TCGACACCGTCGTGCGTGGCGGCGTCGCGGAGTGCGTCGTCGAGGGACATCGGCGACGGCACCCGATCCGACATGCGCCAGAAGTACGCGTAGGTGGACAGGCCGAGCAAGGAGGTCATGGGGTCCGCTCCGAGACGCTGGTGGTGATGACTTCGTCGAGGATGGTCGCGATCGCGGCGGGGTCGTGGGCGAAGCGGCCGAGGAAGAGCCCGCCGATGCGGCCCTGCCCTCGGCTGAGCAGGCCCGGTCCGGCGCTGCCGCCGTAGATCGCACGCGAGCCGGCGAGCTCGGGACGCGACGCGAGGTACGCCTCGATCCCGGCGAGCACGGCGACGATGTGCTCGTCGGGGGCGGGCGCCGTGGCGCCGATCGCCCACACCGGCTCGTAGGCCACGATGACGGGTCCGGCCAGGTGGTCCGCGGTGGCGGTGGCGAGGAACCGGCCGAGCTGACCGGTCACCTCCGCGATCGCATCCTGCCTGGAGGCCCGCTCCACCTCGCCGACGCAGATCAGGGGGGTGAGGTGGTTGCGGAACGCGGCGTGCACCTTGCCGGCGATCTCGTCGTCCGTCTCGTGG
This window harbors:
- a CDS encoding triose-phosphate isomerase family protein; this translates as MLTAAAAPALTIGVSLKMYFGHARTLAWASAVADIARDHPAVTAGAVDLFVIPTFPSLVPVKGLLEGTRVHLGAQDLAWADQGAFTGAVSGAELAEIGCDLVEIAHAERRSLFHETDDEIAGKVHAAFRNHLTPLICVGEVERASRQDAIAEVTGQLGRFLATATADHLAGPVIVAYEPVWAIGATAPAPDEHIVAVLAGIEAYLASRPELAGSRAIYGGSAGPGLLSRGQGRIGGLFLGRFAHDPAAIATILDEVITTSVSERTP